Proteins encoded by one window of Moorella humiferrea:
- a CDS encoding SdpI family protein, with translation MENRYRVTRKMLARDWPALLILAAMLFAGLLLYPRLPDLVPAHWNFRGEVDNYFNRFWGAFALPLMTGGIYLLLLLVPYLDPRRENYSRFDRAYQMVRLGLVLFMGIIYATTLVVALGGPADLVARVVPLAVGLLFILIGNYLPQARHNYFFGVRTPWTLANEEVWRRTHRFSGYAFILGGIAFIIAAFLPPPFNFILAMVCILITVSSTIVYSYLAFRRVSR, from the coding sequence ATGGAAAATAGGTATCGCGTTACCAGAAAAATGTTGGCCCGCGACTGGCCCGCCCTGCTAATTCTGGCGGCGATGCTGTTTGCCGGCCTCCTGCTTTATCCCCGCCTGCCGGACCTGGTCCCGGCCCACTGGAACTTCCGGGGCGAGGTTGATAATTACTTCAACCGCTTCTGGGGCGCCTTCGCCCTGCCCCTGATGACCGGCGGTATTTACCTGCTCCTGCTTTTGGTCCCTTACCTGGATCCCAGGCGAGAAAACTACTCCCGCTTCGACCGGGCCTACCAGATGGTACGACTGGGACTGGTCCTCTTTATGGGAATAATTTATGCTACCACCCTGGTGGTGGCCCTGGGCGGCCCGGCCGACCTGGTGGCACGGGTCGTACCCCTGGCGGTAGGGCTGCTCTTTATCCTGATCGGCAACTATCTACCCCAGGCACGTCACAACTACTTCTTCGGCGTCCGTACCCCCTGGACCCTGGCCAATGAGGAAGTCTGGCGGCGTACCCACCGCTTTTCCGGTTATGCTTTTATCCTGGGGGGGATCGCCTTTATCATCGCAGCCTTCCTACCGCCGCCGTTCAACTTTATACTGGCCATGGTCTGCATCCTTATAACTGTTAGTAGCACCATAGTTTATTCTTATCTAGCTTTCCGCAGGGTTTCGCGGTAA
- a CDS encoding nitroreductase family protein: protein MDALEAIAKRKSVRDYKKDQISDEAVAAIIAAGQNAPSAGPYHITVVQNRELLQYISNTALEAMKNSGNEFLMSRAALPGYDPLYGAPTLFLLSAPQGPYSLATASCAATCMIIAATALGLGSCYLITPTLAFKADKGLAARAGIPEGYEIMCAVVVGYKAGEKFAVEKVKENTVNYVK from the coding sequence ATGGATGCCCTGGAAGCCATTGCCAAAAGGAAAAGTGTACGGGACTACAAGAAAGACCAGATTTCTGATGAGGCTGTAGCGGCCATCATAGCTGCCGGTCAAAATGCTCCCAGCGCCGGTCCCTATCATATTACGGTGGTGCAGAACAGGGAGCTGTTGCAGTACATTTCAAATACCGCCTTGGAAGCCATGAAGAACTCAGGCAATGAGTTTTTAATGAGCCGCGCCGCATTACCGGGATATGACCCTCTCTACGGCGCCCCTACCCTGTTCCTTCTTTCTGCCCCGCAAGGGCCTTATAGTCTTGCCACCGCTTCTTGCGCTGCCACCTGCATGATCATCGCCGCAACAGCTCTGGGATTGGGTTCATGCTACCTGATTACCCCAACCCTTGCCTTCAAAGCCGATAAGGGACTTGCCGCCAGAGCGGGCATTCCCGAAGGTTACGAAATCATGTGCGCTGTAGTTGTAGGCTACAAAGCAGGAGAGAAATTTGCTGTGGAAAAGGTAAAAGAAAACACCGTTAATTATGTAAAATAA
- a CDS encoding cation:proton antiporter regulatory subunit, translating to MSIKETELPGIGKKFQIETRSGDKMVIVVHDDGRREIYHFDSNDPEESISMVTLDDTEARCVAGILGGMAYVPKALETVEMALDDMVFEWYKVEKDAQSIGKTIGDLDIRKKTGAAIIAIIKKDEKVLNPGPEEIITPGATIVVLGDRKQVKACKELILHGGI from the coding sequence ATGTCGATAAAGGAAACCGAGCTCCCCGGTATCGGCAAAAAATTCCAAATAGAGACTCGCAGCGGGGATAAGATGGTCATCGTCGTGCACGATGATGGCCGGCGGGAGATTTATCATTTTGACAGTAATGACCCTGAGGAAAGCATCTCCATGGTCACCCTGGACGACACGGAAGCGCGCTGTGTGGCAGGTATTCTCGGCGGTATGGCCTACGTACCAAAAGCACTGGAAACGGTTGAAATGGCCCTGGATGACATGGTTTTTGAATGGTATAAAGTGGAGAAGGATGCCCAATCAATAGGGAAAACTATCGGGGATTTGGATATCCGCAAGAAAACTGGCGCTGCCATTATAGCTATAATTAAAAAAGACGAAAAAGTCCTCAACCCGGGACCGGAAGAAATCATCACCCCGGGAGCAACCATTGTAGTTTTAGGGGACAGGAAACAGGTAAAGGCGTGTAAAGAGCTGATTTTGCACGGGGGCATATAG
- a CDS encoding stalk domain-containing protein: MLQPLKPFKLLSLAVFFCLLAGIFTGAAPAGAEGIHISVDGRELALDEPPIIRDGHVLAPVRALGEALGTTVTWNEGTGEVVIAGPRTTLKMVVGSRNVYKDKEQLSLTVPVEILNGRVLAPVRFLAEALGAEISWNAITMTVAITTPLPPVAERVYAAPFPARVAFTSNGILYLLEGGRAGAAPVQVTREGSVATILGWSYDGRWLAFMLREKQEEGAAKPYLWVVGADGSNAFQVDPRPVLAEAAWSPAANILAYTTQGPGGGYAPDMNLKLAAIQDDASARITTLLPDGSETVEDFAWAPDGKSLAISLPRTENHPLRIDRLTLAGERHNLLTLGEAGTAVDEIYFSYAIGLKWSPNGRYLAYYLHYNAASLSTDGVPLQVLDLDNPGRSLNLGICLPYRQWLAWSPDGNRLAFIQGSGREATANKRLCVVNLPEGNIDFYDQPGRVDSQPLWLPAPDDGVLFCRGLETTAWEGKQLSGVLVSDHRIWLATGDGQARPLTVGTPDNADYYPSISPDGQDLYFLRLDPSQGGSLYRQPLDGGPAIELVRNLGGTAGYYGNYYPAWISIYHLDKKIKATGKLVVSNVEGRHFELETGTDRLVLLPEEGSTGVAKDLEKYAGQVVMVIGTLTNESNIYMRGAIMRVNSVMPVQSPTPANNNEENLVAGIDSFTIAPPDLVIKGKQLAQVEIWAIPTGTGITEKDYTLLGQATQQAATGGEEIWTFPIPRTTILATEIFAIGYDEQGRKAGRISLPVTGVTALNEALGTIGN, translated from the coding sequence GTGCTCCAGCCTTTAAAACCCTTTAAACTCCTGTCCCTGGCGGTTTTCTTTTGTTTGCTGGCCGGGATCTTTACCGGTGCCGCCCCGGCCGGCGCCGAAGGCATCCATATTTCCGTGGACGGCCGGGAACTGGCCCTGGATGAGCCGCCCATAATCCGGGACGGCCATGTCCTGGCCCCCGTCCGGGCCCTGGGCGAAGCCCTCGGGACTACGGTAACCTGGAACGAAGGGACCGGGGAGGTCGTCATTGCCGGACCGCGAACGACCCTTAAGATGGTTGTCGGCAGCAGAAACGTATACAAAGATAAGGAACAATTATCCCTGACCGTACCTGTGGAGATACTAAATGGCCGCGTCCTGGCCCCGGTGCGCTTCCTGGCGGAAGCCCTGGGCGCCGAGATATCCTGGAATGCTATAACTATGACGGTAGCCATTACTACCCCCTTACCCCCGGTGGCGGAGCGGGTGTACGCCGCGCCTTTCCCGGCCAGGGTGGCCTTTACCAGTAATGGCATCCTTTATCTCCTGGAAGGCGGCCGGGCCGGAGCTGCCCCGGTGCAGGTAACGCGAGAAGGCAGCGTGGCGACGATCCTGGGCTGGTCCTACGACGGCAGGTGGCTGGCCTTCATGTTACGGGAAAAACAGGAAGAGGGCGCCGCCAAACCCTACCTCTGGGTGGTCGGGGCCGACGGGAGCAACGCCTTCCAGGTTGACCCGCGGCCGGTGCTGGCCGAGGCAGCGTGGTCACCGGCCGCCAATATCCTGGCTTATACCACCCAGGGTCCCGGCGGAGGCTATGCTCCGGATATGAACTTGAAGCTGGCCGCCATCCAAGACGACGCCAGTGCCCGGATTACGACTCTGCTACCGGACGGAAGCGAAACGGTGGAAGACTTTGCCTGGGCGCCGGACGGCAAGAGCCTGGCCATATCCCTGCCGCGCACTGAAAATCATCCCCTGCGTATCGACCGCCTGACCTTAGCGGGCGAGCGCCATAATTTGCTTACCCTGGGTGAGGCTGGGACAGCGGTGGATGAGATCTATTTCAGCTATGCCATAGGGTTAAAGTGGTCCCCCAACGGCCGCTACCTGGCCTACTACCTGCACTACAACGCGGCTTCCCTCTCCACTGACGGGGTGCCCCTCCAGGTACTGGACTTAGATAATCCCGGCCGCTCTCTTAACCTGGGTATCTGCCTGCCCTACCGCCAGTGGCTAGCCTGGTCCCCGGACGGCAACAGACTCGCTTTTATCCAGGGCAGCGGCCGGGAAGCGACGGCCAACAAGCGCCTGTGTGTTGTCAACCTGCCGGAGGGCAACATCGATTTTTACGACCAGCCCGGCCGGGTGGATAGCCAGCCCCTATGGCTGCCTGCCCCGGACGATGGCGTCCTCTTCTGCCGTGGCCTGGAAACGACAGCCTGGGAAGGCAAACAACTATCCGGGGTGCTGGTAAGCGATCACCGCATCTGGCTAGCAACGGGCGACGGCCAGGCCCGGCCCCTGACAGTCGGTACACCCGATAACGCCGACTACTACCCCTCCATCTCCCCGGATGGGCAGGACCTTTATTTCCTGCGCCTGGACCCATCTCAAGGCGGCTCTCTGTACCGGCAGCCCTTGGACGGCGGACCGGCGATAGAGCTGGTGCGAAACTTAGGCGGCACGGCCGGCTACTACGGCAATTACTACCCGGCCTGGATAAGCATCTATCACCTGGATAAAAAAATTAAGGCCACCGGTAAGCTGGTGGTCAGCAACGTTGAAGGTCGTCACTTTGAACTGGAAACCGGCACTGACCGCCTGGTGCTTTTACCAGAGGAAGGCTCCACGGGCGTGGCTAAAGACCTGGAAAAATACGCCGGTCAGGTGGTGATGGTTATCGGCACCCTCACCAACGAGTCTAATATTTACATGCGGGGGGCCATCATGCGGGTAAACTCCGTCATGCCGGTACAATCCCCCACCCCGGCGAATAACAACGAGGAAAACCTCGTTGCCGGTATCGACTCCTTCACTATCGCTCCACCCGACCTGGTAATCAAGGGAAAACAACTGGCCCAGGTGGAAATCTGGGCCATACCCACCGGGACGGGGATAACCGAAAAGGATTATACCCTCCTCGGCCAGGCTACCCAGCAAGCTGCTACCGGCGGCGAGGAGATCTGGACCTTCCCCATCCCCCGGACAACTATCCTGGCCACTGAAATTTTTGCTATCGGTTATGACGAACAGGGACGTAAGGCCGGCAGGATTTCCTTGCCTGTCACAGGCGTAACCGCTCTCAATGAAGCTCTGGGAACAATAGGTAATTAA
- a CDS encoding stalk domain-containing protein: MVIILILLLLFPTAAAWADPWQDYRRAGELEAGDPATAESLYRSAVAAFEAGGDLINAGLTWQKIFRLCDRQGKLVEAGAAYVKEAALFQQAGVPDWAWEDTARGESLKSMLRLFIPVPDPGRITLAKFEPAAGTYLGLYEERGPAGNDYNRVKDLYGRQHALYLGYGHIYGPGNFVLPRDTMEKARQVPGAGLVLALEPNGGLGGLREEDLTAIARELAAVKIPVFLRFASEMNMEGTNAWHGDPAAYVSWFRRVATIMRREAPNVAMVWNPFDIVQPEGVKATALEYYPGDEYVDWVGVNFYSDYYLSGRADQPGAGLDPLQRLDYWYRIFAGSKPLMVGEFGIAHTVLSPGRADVSRWAAFNIRKFYRTLPLLYPRVKAVVYFDLNESDPLYTQAKVSDYRLDDNPEVLTAYREAIAGPHYLEQIGQKALGTYRELEDHMAIRGAVTLGAAVKLYDPFISRVEYYLNGELLGSPTSPPYQLTIDFNRLPGEGSLVVKAYDSQGREAVSRAFTIYGSAVPVAIFTLGQKSYSSNGQVQEMDVAPLLENGRTYVPLRYLALALGVPEEGIGWDPASQTVTLNSAGHILKFYPGREEMERDGRRETLDVAPLNRYDRVFLPARYVAEALGYRVTWSPARQQLLVTRE; this comes from the coding sequence ATGGTTATCATTCTTATTTTGTTGTTGCTATTTCCAACGGCGGCCGCCTGGGCCGACCCCTGGCAGGACTACCGGCGCGCCGGAGAGCTGGAGGCCGGTGACCCGGCCACGGCTGAAAGCCTCTACCGCAGCGCCGTCGCTGCTTTTGAGGCCGGTGGCGATCTGATTAACGCCGGCCTGACCTGGCAGAAGATTTTTCGCCTCTGTGACCGCCAGGGTAAACTGGTCGAGGCAGGGGCGGCCTACGTGAAGGAGGCCGCCCTCTTCCAGCAGGCCGGAGTACCTGACTGGGCCTGGGAGGATACGGCCCGGGGTGAGAGCCTGAAATCCATGCTACGCCTCTTTATCCCGGTGCCGGACCCTGGGCGGATAACCCTAGCTAAATTTGAGCCGGCTGCCGGCACCTACCTGGGCCTTTACGAAGAGCGGGGGCCTGCCGGGAACGACTACAACCGGGTCAAAGACCTTTACGGTCGCCAGCACGCCCTCTATTTAGGCTACGGCCACATCTACGGGCCGGGCAACTTTGTTTTACCCCGGGATACAATGGAGAAAGCCCGGCAGGTGCCCGGCGCGGGCCTGGTCCTGGCTCTGGAGCCCAACGGCGGCCTGGGGGGCCTGCGGGAGGAGGACCTGACAGCCATCGCCCGGGAGCTCGCCGCCGTTAAAATCCCGGTTTTTCTCCGTTTCGCCTCGGAAATGAACATGGAGGGCACCAACGCCTGGCATGGCGACCCAGCTGCCTACGTCTCCTGGTTTCGCCGGGTGGCTACCATAATGCGCCGGGAAGCCCCCAACGTGGCCATGGTCTGGAACCCCTTTGATATCGTCCAGCCGGAGGGGGTCAAAGCCACGGCCCTGGAATATTACCCCGGCGATGAGTATGTCGACTGGGTGGGCGTCAACTTCTACAGCGACTACTACCTGAGCGGCCGCGCCGACCAGCCGGGAGCTGGACTTGATCCCCTGCAACGCCTGGACTACTGGTACCGCATTTTCGCCGGCAGCAAGCCCCTGATGGTGGGCGAGTTCGGCATTGCCCATACGGTGTTGAGCCCCGGCCGGGCCGATGTCAGCCGCTGGGCCGCCTTCAACATTCGTAAATTCTACCGCACCCTGCCCCTCCTCTACCCGCGGGTCAAGGCTGTGGTCTACTTTGATCTCAACGAAAGCGACCCCCTCTACACCCAGGCGAAGGTGAGCGATTATCGCCTGGATGACAACCCGGAGGTTTTGACCGCCTACCGGGAGGCCATCGCCGGCCCCCACTACCTGGAACAGATCGGCCAGAAGGCCCTTGGAACCTACCGGGAACTCGAGGACCACATGGCCATCCGGGGGGCAGTCACCCTGGGGGCCGCCGTCAAGCTTTACGACCCCTTCATCAGCAGGGTGGAATATTACTTAAACGGCGAGCTTCTGGGTAGCCCTACCAGCCCGCCCTACCAGTTGACCATTGACTTCAATCGCCTGCCCGGTGAAGGCAGCCTGGTGGTAAAGGCCTATGACAGCCAGGGCCGGGAAGCAGTGAGTCGCGCCTTTACTATTTATGGAAGCGCCGTGCCGGTGGCCATCTTTACCCTGGGGCAAAAAAGTTACAGCAGCAACGGCCAGGTGCAAGAGATGGATGTCGCACCTCTGCTGGAAAACGGCCGCACCTACGTCCCCCTACGCTATCTGGCCCTGGCTCTGGGTGTTCCCGAGGAGGGGATTGGCTGGGATCCCGCCAGCCAAACGGTGACTTTGAACAGCGCCGGCCATATCCTGAAGTTTTATCCCGGCCGGGAGGAAATGGAACGCGACGGCCGCCGGGAAACCCTGGATGTAGCCCCCTTGAACCGTTACGATCGGGTTTTCCTCCCGGCCCGCTATGTCGCCGAAGCCCTGGGGTACCGGGTCACCTGGTCCCCGGCCCGGCAGCAGCTGCTGGTAACCAGGGAATAA
- a CDS encoding carbon-nitrogen hydrolase family protein yields the protein MRVGAAQMFIADSLAVNEAAILRLAAEAAERGVELLAFPEMSLTGYNPAVLGRPSFKEELKGSLDRIARAAADLGVGLIVGRAEFAGERLFNTASVFLPDGSVHNYRKIYLTDTEARYFTPGTGHLVFSYKGCRFGVIICRDQNYPELARQIAAEGARALFILSAHYYQPGEARWKQPKNRALPIARAVENRCYVLLANAVGSHIGMVSLGNSLIADPEGGLVVMADEASETLLTYDLPGDNIL from the coding sequence TTGCGTGTAGGCGCGGCCCAGATGTTTATCGCCGACAGCCTGGCCGTCAATGAGGCGGCAATCTTACGCCTGGCCGCGGAAGCAGCCGAGAGGGGTGTAGAACTGCTGGCTTTTCCAGAAATGAGCCTGACGGGATATAACCCGGCCGTCCTGGGTCGGCCCAGTTTTAAAGAGGAACTGAAGGGTAGCCTGGACAGAATTGCACGGGCAGCAGCCGATCTGGGTGTGGGTTTGATTGTCGGCCGGGCCGAGTTCGCAGGCGAACGATTGTTCAATACCGCTTCGGTGTTCCTGCCCGACGGCAGCGTCCATAACTACCGCAAGATCTACCTGACGGACACCGAGGCCCGCTATTTTACCCCGGGCACCGGGCACCTGGTCTTTAGCTATAAAGGATGCCGGTTCGGGGTTATCATCTGCCGCGACCAGAATTACCCCGAACTGGCCCGGCAGATCGCGGCGGAAGGGGCCCGGGCCCTGTTCATCCTTTCCGCCCACTACTACCAACCAGGCGAGGCCCGCTGGAAGCAGCCCAAAAACCGCGCCCTGCCTATCGCCAGGGCGGTGGAGAACCGCTGTTACGTTCTCCTGGCGAACGCCGTGGGCAGCCACATCGGCATGGTGAGCCTGGGTAACAGCCTGATCGCCGACCCGGAGGGAGGTCTGGTAGTTATGGCTGATGAAGCCTCGGAGACGCTTTTAACATACGACCTGCCGGGAGATAACATACTTTAA
- a CDS encoding cation:proton antiporter, with the protein MPEQVLLEIGLALAIVAFAGILAARFRISIVPLLILAGMVVGPHAPVIGILDFRFIKSAPLIDFMGRVGILFLLFSLGLEFSVGRLLKAGRSILVGGSIYMAINFTLGMVLPIIWGWPLRETLVVAGLISISSSAIVAKVLVDLKRTARPETEMILGLMLFQDVFVAVYLSIISGLVLTGSASPPSVLKSTSLALGFMLGLILAGRKLAPLINRLFNVPSDEVFMLMVFAFLTLVAGFSETIHVAEAIGALLVGLILAETDHLDRIEHIVVPFRDFFGALFFFSFGLSIDPLTLGGAVGPVLVAVAATLIGNFLAGIIAGRMAGYSYRGCTNIGLTITPRGEFSIILANLAKTGGLLPVLQPFAALYVLLLAILGPLLTKESKWIYSQLARIFGWPALKETNKPRRSV; encoded by the coding sequence ATGCCCGAACAGGTGCTCCTTGAAATCGGGCTGGCATTAGCTATCGTAGCTTTTGCTGGAATCCTTGCCGCCAGGTTCCGCATTTCTATTGTACCGCTCTTGATCCTTGCCGGTATGGTTGTAGGCCCCCATGCGCCGGTAATCGGCATCCTGGATTTTCGCTTTATTAAAAGCGCGCCTTTAATAGATTTTATGGGGCGGGTAGGGATACTCTTTCTCCTTTTCAGCCTCGGTCTGGAGTTTTCCGTCGGGAGATTATTAAAGGCAGGCCGTTCTATACTGGTGGGCGGGTCCATCTATATGGCCATAAATTTTACCCTGGGCATGGTTCTACCTATAATTTGGGGTTGGCCGTTGCGGGAAACCCTGGTGGTAGCCGGGCTTATTTCTATTTCTTCAAGCGCCATCGTTGCCAAGGTTCTGGTTGACCTAAAGCGAACGGCACGGCCGGAAACCGAGATGATCCTGGGGCTTATGTTATTCCAGGACGTATTCGTAGCAGTGTATCTATCCATCATATCCGGTCTGGTCCTTACAGGTTCGGCCTCACCGCCGAGCGTGTTGAAATCAACCTCCCTTGCCCTGGGATTTATGCTGGGCTTAATCCTCGCCGGCCGCAAACTGGCACCGTTAATTAACAGGCTGTTTAACGTTCCTTCCGATGAAGTTTTTATGCTCATGGTCTTCGCTTTCCTCACCCTGGTAGCCGGTTTTTCCGAGACTATCCATGTGGCGGAAGCTATTGGCGCCCTGCTGGTGGGTTTAATTTTGGCCGAGACAGACCATCTCGACCGCATCGAGCATATTGTCGTGCCGTTCCGTGATTTTTTCGGGGCCCTGTTTTTTTTCAGCTTCGGTTTGAGCATCGACCCTTTAACCCTGGGAGGCGCCGTCGGGCCGGTCCTGGTTGCCGTTGCGGCAACATTAATTGGTAATTTTCTTGCCGGTATTATTGCCGGGCGGATGGCCGGTTATTCGTACCGGGGGTGTACCAATATCGGGCTTACCATTACCCCCCGCGGGGAATTCTCCATCATTCTCGCCAATCTGGCAAAGACCGGCGGGTTACTGCCGGTGCTACAACCCTTCGCAGCCTTATATGTGTTGCTCCTGGCCATTCTAGGGCCCTTGCTGACAAAGGAATCCAAGTGGATATACAGCCAGCTGGCGCGCATCTTTGGCTGGCCTGCCTTGAAAGAAACAAATAAACCCCGCAGGTCGGTATAG
- a CDS encoding autorepressor SdpR family transcription factor: protein MGLNTLFKALSDGTRREILRRLAKGDMAAGEIAAAFDLSWPTISHHLSVLKDAGLVQDEKKGQYVIYSLNTTVFQDIAGWLLDLLETIRERQPAEKGGTEKNGK, encoded by the coding sequence ATGGGGTTAAATACCCTCTTTAAAGCCCTTAGCGACGGCACCCGCCGGGAAATCCTTCGCCGGCTGGCAAAGGGAGATATGGCCGCCGGGGAGATTGCCGCAGCCTTCGACCTCTCCTGGCCGACTATCTCCCACCACCTCAGTGTCCTCAAGGATGCGGGGCTGGTGCAAGACGAAAAGAAGGGCCAGTACGTCATCTATTCCCTGAACACCACCGTTTTTCAGGATATTGCGGGATGGCTGTTAGACTTGTTGGAGACAATAAGGGAGCGGCAACCTGCTGAAAAAGGGGGTACAGAAAAAAATGGAAAATAG
- the ligD gene encoding non-homologous end-joining DNA ligase has translation MGQGQPYIRPQLPKQQLQLTNLDKVFWPEGLTKFDLIEYYVDMAPVLLPYLRDRPLVLKRYPDGITGEAFYQKECPAYAPEWVATLPVYHADSDKTINYILCNNEATLAWLANQGCIEVHAWLSRAGRLEYPDLAVMDLDPAAGATFAEVLEIALLVNQALKEFHLIGYPKTSGASGLHIFIPLYPRWTFREVTAAMGYLAQLIVQVYPRKATTEHLIQKRRGKVYLDYLQNVRGRSMAFPYSLRPLPGAPVSTPLTWEEVAEKKIAPGDFNIHTIRGRLERYGDLYRDLLERPNDLTPLLELAI, from the coding sequence ATGGGTCAGGGCCAGCCATACATACGGCCCCAATTGCCGAAGCAACAGCTCCAGTTGACCAACCTGGACAAAGTCTTCTGGCCGGAGGGGCTGACCAAGTTTGATCTCATCGAATATTATGTCGACATGGCCCCCGTTCTCCTGCCTTACCTGCGGGACCGCCCCCTGGTCCTGAAGCGCTACCCGGACGGCATTACAGGGGAGGCTTTTTACCAGAAAGAGTGCCCTGCCTATGCCCCGGAGTGGGTAGCGACCCTGCCCGTCTACCACGCCGATAGCGATAAAACCATCAATTACATTCTCTGCAATAACGAAGCAACCCTGGCCTGGCTGGCCAACCAGGGGTGCATCGAGGTCCATGCCTGGCTCTCCCGTGCCGGCCGCCTGGAATACCCGGATCTTGCCGTCATGGACCTCGATCCTGCGGCAGGGGCGACCTTTGCTGAAGTGCTGGAAATCGCCCTCCTGGTCAACCAGGCTTTAAAGGAATTCCACCTCATTGGTTACCCCAAAACTTCAGGCGCCAGCGGCCTGCATATTTTCATTCCCCTTTATCCCCGCTGGACCTTCCGGGAAGTCACGGCTGCCATGGGATACCTGGCGCAGCTCATTGTCCAGGTTTACCCCCGCAAAGCCACCACCGAACACCTTATCCAAAAGCGCCGGGGCAAAGTCTACCTGGATTACCTGCAAAATGTACGGGGGCGGTCCATGGCCTTTCCCTACAGCCTGCGGCCTCTGCCCGGGGCCCCGGTTTCCACCCCGCTGACCTGGGAAGAAGTGGCGGAGAAGAAGATTGCCCCCGGAGATTTTAACATCCATACCATCCGGGGCCGGCTGGAGAGGTACGGCGACCTGTACCGGGACCTCCTGGAGCGCCCCAATGATTTAACACCCCTGTTAGAGCTGGCCATATAA
- a CDS encoding DUF401 family protein has product MKQESDCVNFANLSTPICRATPDRKLREGASMPALKLILVFALMMVLLWQRAPLAPVIFGSSCLLAILYRLPLNVFVTAFWQTLGDPSTIELELVLVLIMLFEGLLKKEGYLARMLDGLLNLLPSRRLLAATLPAFIGLMPSMGGALFSAPLVAQATADTTLSPEEKSVINYYYRHIWEYCLPLYPSLLITSQVCELPLTKLIQALVPYGLLVALLGWPYLRRIPAEKKCPGNGSFPLIKEVFLNILPVLVVVLMVLFLQVRILIAVGLVLAVLLVRHRYTPRHLLSLYRDTVQVKILLLVLGIFFFKQTILTTGAVASLSYFLEGLAVPDFVVFGIFALLVGLITGTVSYSMGIIFPVVMAATGGHINMPLAVFVFIAGFTGAMFTPMHLCLSLTVDFFRADLRQVLRMLVLPEAALIAIAATVYIITV; this is encoded by the coding sequence ATGAAGCAAGAAAGTGACTGTGTTAACTTTGCCAATTTATCAACACCTATCTGCCGGGCGACGCCAGATAGAAAACTCCGGGAAGGTGCATCTATGCCGGCCTTAAAACTTATCCTCGTCTTTGCCCTGATGATGGTGCTCCTCTGGCAGCGTGCCCCGCTGGCACCGGTTATTTTCGGCAGCTCATGCCTCCTGGCCATCCTCTACCGTCTTCCCTTGAACGTCTTTGTGACTGCCTTCTGGCAGACCCTTGGAGACCCGTCTACCATCGAGCTGGAACTCGTCCTGGTCCTGATTATGCTTTTCGAAGGTTTGCTAAAAAAGGAAGGCTATCTGGCAAGGATGCTGGACGGTTTACTTAATCTTCTTCCCAGTCGCCGCCTCCTGGCGGCCACGCTGCCCGCCTTTATCGGCCTGATGCCTTCCATGGGCGGAGCATTATTTTCTGCGCCCCTGGTCGCCCAGGCGACGGCGGATACAACCCTCTCCCCCGAGGAAAAAAGCGTTATCAATTATTATTACCGTCATATCTGGGAGTACTGCCTTCCCCTTTACCCCAGCCTTCTAATCACCTCCCAGGTCTGCGAACTGCCCCTGACAAAATTAATTCAGGCCCTGGTTCCCTACGGCCTGCTGGTAGCCTTGCTGGGATGGCCTTATCTACGCCGTATCCCGGCTGAAAAAAAATGCCCCGGTAACGGCTCTTTCCCCCTCATTAAAGAAGTATTCCTTAACATCCTTCCTGTCCTGGTTGTGGTATTGATGGTCCTCTTCCTCCAGGTGCGGATTCTTATAGCCGTAGGGCTGGTCCTGGCTGTGCTCCTGGTGCGCCATCGCTATACCCCGCGTCATCTTTTATCCCTCTACCGGGATACCGTCCAGGTAAAAATCCTCCTCCTCGTACTGGGCATTTTTTTCTTTAAACAAACGATTTTGACAACCGGGGCCGTAGCCAGCCTTTCTTACTTCTTGGAGGGTCTGGCCGTTCCTGATTTTGTGGTTTTTGGCATATTCGCCCTGCTGGTGGGCCTAATTACCGGCACGGTTTCTTATTCCATGGGCATTATTTTCCCCGTAGTTATGGCTGCTACTGGCGGTCATATAAATATGCCCCTGGCGGTATTTGTTTTTATAGCCGGTTTTACGGGGGCCATGTTTACGCCCATGCACCTCTGCCTGTCCCTGACGGTCGATTTCTTCCGCGCCGACCTGCGGCAGGTCCTGCGGATGCTGGTGTTACCTGAAGCAGCCCTTATCGCCATCGCCGCTACTGTGTATATAATCACCGTTTAA